GAAATTTAAGTGTGATTTAGAGAGGATAATTTGTGGTGCAGGGTCAGATGAAATTATTCAAATGATTTGTCAGTTATACTTAAAACCCTCTGATGAAGTGATCGTTCCTCAATATAGCTTTTTAATGTACAGGATATACGCACAAATAGTGGGGGCAAAAGTTGTTTTTTCTAAGGAAAAAAATTTTAAAGCTTCGATAAATGAAATTATCAAGAAAGTAACAAGAAAAACCAAGCTCGTATTTATTGCTAATCCTAATAACCCAACAGGAACATACTTAACTAGAGCAGAATTAATAGACCTAAGAATGAAATTAAATAAAAAAATTTTACTAGTTTTAGATGATGCATATTTTGAATATATGAAAAATAAAGATTATAAATCTGGTTTAGACTTATTTAAAAATAAGGATAATGTTGTTGTGATAAGAACATTTTCAAAAATATATGGACTGGCCTCCTTAAGAGTTGGCTGGGGTCATGGGCCAAAAAAAATTATATCTGCAATGAATTTAATTAGACCTCCATTTAATGTAAATCAAGTTGCACAGATGGCAGCAATAGAAGCTTTAAAAGATAGAAAATTTATTAATTTATCTGTGAAACACAATATTACGGAAGCAAATAAAGTTAGAAATGTTTTAGAAAAACTAAAAATTTTTTCAAATGAAGTAACGGCTAATTTTTTACTATTAAATTTTGATAAATGTAAATTTTCAGCTAATTATATTTTTAACAAACTGCAGTTAAAAGGAATTATATTAAGATCTACAGAGGATGGATATAATATTAAAAACAAATTAAGATTAACAATTGGGTCAAAAAAAGAGAATATGAGATTCATAACAACAATCAAGGCTATCTTTAATTAAATATGAAAAATATTTTAATTATAGGCTGTGGTTTAATTGGTTCTTCATTATTAAGGGCAATATCTGAAAAAAAAATAGCTAAAAAAATATTTGTCTATGAAAAATCAAAATCAAATATTTTAAAAATTAAAAAATTAAAATTACCATGTGAAATTAAAAATGATTTAAAGCAAATTATCCCAAACTTAGATTTGATAATATTTTGCACTCCACTAGGAGAATATGAAAAAATAATTTTAAAGATAAACAGATATTTATTACCCAAAACTATCATTACAGATGTTGGGTCATCTAAAGAAAAGTCTATGGATTTAATTAAAAGAAAATTAAAAAAAGGAATTTTTTGGACATCCAGTCACCCTATTGCAGGTTCAGAAGTTAGTGGCCCAGAAAATGGATTAAAAGATTTATTTCTTAATAAATGGTGCATATTAATAAAAGAAAAAAATACCAATAGAAAACACCTTCTGATACTTACCAAGTTTTGGAAAAAAATTGGTTCAAATGTTGCAATTATGGACTCAAAAAAACATGATACGGTTTTTTCTATGACAAGTCATTTGCCTCATTTAATTGCATATAATTTGGTTAAAACAGCTACAGACTTTGAAAAACGACAAAGATATGAATTAATAAAATTTAGTGCAGGTGGTTTGAGAGATTTTTCAAGAATTGCTGCATCTAATGAAATTATGTGGAGAGATATTTTTTTTAATAATCAAAAAAATATTTCAAAAGTTATTGATCTGTTTATTCAAAATTTACGTTCATTTAAAAGAGATATTCAATTTAAAAATAATAAGTCTATTATTAAAAAATTAGTTAATACTAAAAAAGTTAGAAAAAAAATAATTAAATTAAAACAAGATATCAATAAGCCAGACTTTGGAAGAAATTAGTATTTTATAGAGGATATTTTTTTTACTATTAATTTTGCCGTTCTTTCAATTCTATTTATTGTCTCTGTTATATTCATAATCAAAACTTTCTTTTCAGGACCATATGCATGAATTAATTTTTGAGTGTTAATACAAACAGCAACATGGCCTTTCCAAAAAATAATATCACCTTTTTTAAAAACTTTATTTACATTTTTTTTTACTGAATATTTTTTTTGGTCTTTTGTATCTCTCGGATAAAATTTATTATTATAGTAAAAAAATAATTGTAAAATAGCAGAACAGTCTATACCTTTATAACTTTTACCACCCCATAGATATTTAATATTTAAAAAAATTTTTAATATTTTTAAATAATCTTTTTCTATATGATTAATTTTTTTTATATCACTTTTTTTAATCCATTTATTTTTTTCAAACTCTATAAATTTTTTATTTTCATGAATCATGGAAATCCTTGATGCAAAAGGCAAAAAGTATTTTGTTCTATTTTTTTGTTTATTGTAAATATTTGCTTTTAGAATAAATATTTTATGGGTTGGTTTGTGATCTTTTGTGTAATCTTTATTTTTTATGTATCCAACATAATTATCAAATAAAATCTTTATTTTTATCCAACTTTTATTCTTAGATATAATCTTGAATTTTTCCCCATACAAAATTTGCGAGGTAACCTCAGAAACCACATTGGGTTTTTTATAGATATTTGATAATGGTTTTTTGTAAAAGTAATTATTTTTCACGAAGTTTTAATTTATCTTTTATAAACCACAAACAAATCAAAGAAGGTATTACCATGATGGCTGTAATGATAAAAAAAACTCCCCAATCTCCATTAAGCCAATCTACTAATGCTCCAGATGATGATGCAAGTGTAGTTCTACCAGCAGTCCCTATTGATGCAAGTAACGCGTATTGAGTTGCGGTATATGTTCTGTCTACTAGTAGTGAAATAAATGCTACAAATGCAACCGTTGCAAATGCTGCTGCTATATCATCAAATATGACTGCTACTGCGAATAATAACTCAGATTTATCACTCCACGCCAAGACTGTGAATAATAAGTTAGTTGCTGCCATTAATATTCCTGCAACAAACATTGCTTTTAAAACACCAGATCTAATTACAAAAAGTCCTCCCAGTAATGTAAACATAACTGTAGTTATCCATCCTAAAGTTTTAGAGTAAATTGCAATATCACCCTTAGAAAAGCCCATTTCTTTGTAAAAAACTATCGACATACGTCCAAGAAAGGCTTCACCAATTTTAAATAAAAAAATAAAGCTTAAAATTCCAATAGCAATTGTAAAACCATTTTTCTTAAAAAAGCTTATTATGGGGCCACCTAATGTGCTGCTTATCCATGTTATAAAATTAGTTATAACATTTTTTGATCCAAGTTTACTTTCTATAAGTTTATCAGTTTCTTTTTGTTTATTTTGTCTATCAGTAAAAAGAGGCTCATGAACAAACATCAAACCTATGTTCATCAAAATTACTACAACTCCTAAAATTAAAAATGTAATTTGCCAGTAATTATTAACACCGATATTCTCTAAATATTCTGCAGTAAATAAAGCTATTACACCACCTAATTTGTATCCACTCCACCATCCAACAACAGCCATTGCAGCACCAGCTGCCATTGATTTACTTTCATGTTCGCCTATTTGTTCAATTCTTAAAGCATCAACTGTGATATCTTGTGTGGCTGACGCTATAGCAATAATTAAACCAACTGTAATTAGTAGCGAAAGGTTTTCGGTAGGATTAATGAAACTCCAAGTAACAAGACAAGCTAAAATTACAATTTGCATTAAAACTATCCATCCTCTTCTATGGCCAAGTTTTTTTGTTAGGTAGGGTATTTGAAATCTATCAATAAGTGGTGCCCATAAATAATTAAAAGCATAAACAGCAAATATTAGTCCTGCCCAACCAATTGTTGATCTACTTAATCCTTCTTCTTTGAGCCATAGACTTAAACTACTCCCAATTAAAACCCATGGAAAACCAGAGATAGCACCTAGTAATAATATTCTGAGCATTCTCTTATCAAAGTAGACAGCAAAAGTTTCTGATAAGGATTGTTTTTTAATTTCAATCATAGTTAATTTCTCCAAAATGATGGAAGAAACAATACAAGTATAGCAAATAATTCTAACCTACCCAATATCATTCCAAGACTTAAAATCCATTTAGATATTTCCGGTAAGCTTGAAAAATTGCTATTAGGGCCAATTGTAGAGCCTAATCCTGGACCAACATTTGAGATTGAGGTTGCAGCACCAGAAATTGAAGTAACAAAATCCAAACCACTTAAAGATAAAAATGCAGTTATTAAAAAAAATATAACTAAGTAAAGAAAAATAAAAGAAATGATGGAAGCCATAAATTTATCATCGACATTATTTTTATCATATTTTATTATAAATATGCCTTTTGGATAAATAATCTTCTTTAATTGATTGATAATAAAAATGTACAGAATTTGAATTCTAAAAATTTTAATTCCACATGTTGTAGAACCGGCACACCCACCAATGAACATTAAAGTTAGAAAGAAAATAAGTGGAAAGTTTCCCCATCCATCAAATTCTCCAGTAACATATCCTGTTCCACTTAATATAGAGATAACATTAAAACAAATAGTCCTAATATTTATTTGAGAAAAATCTTTGTTGTGAAAAAGTAAATAAATAAAAAGTATAATAATTGAAAAAATAATAATTTTTAAAAATGACTTAATTTGAACATCAGAGATAAGAATTTTTCTGTCTCCATTTAAAAATTTTATATAGGCAATAAAAGGTAAACTCCCCAATATGATGAAAACCATGGATGATATTTCGATAGGTAGACTATTAAAATATCCAATAGATTCGTTGTAGTTTGAAAAGCCACCAGTTGCTATCGTAGTCATTGAATGGGTTAAGCTATCAAAAATATTCATACCAAAAATTTTATATGTAGATGCACAAAGTACTGTTAGACCTAAATAAACATAAATTAGCCTAAGTGAAATTTCTTTTGATTTTGGTAATAGTTTTTCAGAAGAATCGTTACTCGAAATTTTAAATAATTGCATTCCACCAACATTCATTATCGGCATTAAGGTTATTGCCATTACAATAATACCAATTCCACCTAACCATTGAAGCATTGCTCGCCACAAAAGTATCGATCTAGGAGCACCCTCTAAGTTGGAAATAATTGTTGACCCTGTCGTGGTAATCCCTGACATACTTTCAAAAAAAGAGTCTGTAATTGAAAGTTCAAGAGTAGAAAAAATAAAAGGTAAAGAGCCAAATATTGCAATGCTTAACCAAGATAGAGCAGTTAATAAGAATGCTTGCTGTAAATTTAATTTTTTATCATGATTTAAATTTGTTAAAAAAAATAAAACACCAAATATTATAGAAATTATAGAGCCTCCAATAAAAGAAGAATCAACTTCAGAATATATAAACTGAGCTATAATTGGAATCATCATGGAAATTCCAAGAATAATTTGCAAAACACCCAAGGTAAAAAAAACAGTTTTATAATTAGACATTTTGAAAGAACATTATTTTATGGTAAATAAATTTCAACTCTATAAGAATTAATAAAAACACCAAATATAAGATATTTGTTATTAAACAAAGTGATTGAAAAAGATAATTTAGATAAAACTAACGCATGGCCCTTTGTTGAGGCGAAAAAATTACTGCGTGAAAGAAAGTCCTTTATTACTAAAAAAGGTAAAATAATTTTACAAACTGGTTATGGTCCAAGTGGGTTGCCTCATATAGGTACATTTGGTGAAGTTGCAAGAACATCGATGATGGTTAATGCTCTAAGACAACTCACCGATACACCAACAGAAATCATAACTTTTTCTGATGATATGGATGGTCTTAGAAAAGTTCCAGAAAACGTTCCAAATCAAGAGCTCTTAAATAACAATCTTCATAAGCCTCTAACTCAAGTGCCAGACCCATTTGAAAAATTTTCAAGTTTTGGCGAACACAATAACGAAATGTTAAAAGATTTTTTAAATAAATTTAATTTTGAATATAATTTTCAAAGTTCTTCAGTTCTTTATAAGGGTGGTTTTTTTAATCCCACATTACAGATAATCCTAGAAAATTATCAAGGTATTATGGATATAATTCTTCCAACACTAGGAAAAGAAAGACAAAAAACTTACAGTCCATTTTTACCAATTAGTCCGGACACTGGCAAGGTTTTAGAAATTCCAGTTTTAGAAATACTAAAAGAAAAATCTAAAATTATATTTGATAATAATGGAAAAAAACTTGAGGTAAGTATCTTAGATGGAAATTGTAAATTACAATGGAAAGTAGATTGGGCAATGAGATGGTATGCCCTTGATGTAGATTTTGAAATGTATGGAAAAGATCTAATTGAAAGTGCAATACTATCATCAAGAATAATCAAGTTAATTGGAAAAACAAACCCATCTGGGTTTGCTTATGAGCTTTTTTTAGATGAAAGAGGAGAAAAAATATCTAAATCAAAAGGAAATGGAATTACGATTGATCAGTGGTTGGAGTATGCATCACCTGAGAGTCTTTCATTGTACATGTATCAAAATCCAAAAAGAGCAAAAAAACTATATAAAGAAATAGTTCCTAAAACAGTTGACGAATACTTGGACCTTATAGAGAAAGCTAAAAATCAAAATGAGCTGCAATTATTAATGAATCCAGTTTGGCATGTACATAATGGATTAATTCCTAAAGAAGATACTATTATGAGCTTTTCAATGCTATTAAATTTAGTAGAAACCAGCAATGCAGATTCTAAGGAGTTACTTTGGAAGTTTGTAAAAAAATATAAAAAAAATCTTTTAGAAAAAGAACACCCAATTTTTGATAATCTAATTGGTTATGCGATTAAGTATTTTAATGATGTAATAAAATTGAAAAAAAAATACAAAACCCCTAACGCAAGTGAAAAAGTTGCATTAGAAGCACTGGTTAAGTCTCTTGGTGGTTGCAATGATAAGATGTTGCCTGAGGATATTCAGACATTAATTTATTCAACGGGAAAAGAAAATGGCTACACAGAAAACTTGCGTGATTGGTTTAAATTAATTTATGAGGTTGTTTTTGGAGATGAAAATGGACCAAGAATGGGATTTTTTATAAGTTTTTTTGGAGTAAACGAAACAAAAGAATTAATTAAAGAAAAAATAAAATAATGTTCTCAAAATTAAGATCACTAATTTTTAAAATTGATCCTGAAACTGCTCATAATTTAGCAATTAAGTCTTTAAAACTAAACATATTACCAAGCATAACTGATCAAAATAAAGGAGACCCAATATTTGAGACTAGTTTATTTGGTAAAAATATAGATAATCCAATAGGAATGGCTGCTGGGTTTGATAAAAATGCCGAAGTTTATAATTCACTGTTTAAACTTGGGTTTGGTTTTGTGGAAGTGGGAACAGTTACACCACTTGAACAATACGGAAATCCAAAGCCAAGAGTTTTTAGGTTAGTTGAGGATCAGGCCCTTATAAATAGGCTAGGTTTTAATAATTTAGGAGCAGAAAATGTTAGCCATAGAATTAAATCTAACTCACATAAAGGTTTATTAGGAATTAACATAGGCCCCAATAAAGATAGTGAAGATAGATTAAATGATTATTTAATTGGACTTAGAAACTTTTATGACATTGCTGATTATATTACAGTTAACATTTCTTCTCCCAACACAGAAAATTTAAGAGCTTTTCATGATGAAACTAAATTTGATGAATTGTTGAATGCAATAGAAAAAGAAAAAGTTAAACTTAAATCAAAAATACCAATTGTAGTAAAAATTTCTCCAGATATCTTTGAGGAACAAATTGAATTAATAAGTAAAATTTTAATTAAACATAAGGTTAGTGCAATAATTGTTTCAAATACAACAGCTAAAAATAGAGAAAAATTAAATAATATTTTAAAGCATCAAAAAGGTGGGCTATCAGGCAAGCCACTAGAAGAAGAGGCTAATAAGCTAATAAGTAAGTTTTATAAACTGCTTAAAGGTAAGATTGAAATTATAGGTGTAGGAGGTGTGGACTCAGGAGAAAGCGCTTATAAAAAATTTCAGGCAGGAGCTAGCTATGTTCAATTATATACAGGAATGGTTTTTCAAGGACCAAACGTTGTAGTAAAGATAAAAAAAGAGCTTAAAGAAATATTAATTGATGAAGGTATTAAGAATTTTAAAGAAATAATAGGAAAGAAGCATACTAATTGATCCTAATAAACTTGACGAGATCATTAACACATCTTATATAGTCACTAAATATTATGTCTAAGAAATGTGAATTAACTGGTAAAATTCCTATGAAAGGTCACAATGTTAGTCATGCTAACAATAAGACTAAAAGAAGATTTTTACCTAATTTAAAAAAAGCGAAATTTACAAGTGACATTCTAAAAAGAAGCCTAACTTTAACTGTTAGCAATGCTGGTGTTAGATGTGTAGATAAAAAAGGCACTTTTGATCAGTTCTTAAAGACTGTAAAAAATAAAAATATTTCACCTAGACTAAAAAAATTAAAAAAAAGCATACTAATTAAATCACCTTTTATTAAAAAGATACCAAAAGCATCTCCTAGTAAATCCGCTTAATGAAAAAGTTTTTTATACTACTCGCATTTATAATGGGAGTTGTTGTCTTAACTTCTAATTATTTAGTACAATTTCCAATCAACCATTATGGTTTAGAAAAAATATTAACTTATGGGGCTTTTAGCTATCCAGTTGCTTTTTTAATTACGGATCTAGCAAATAGATCTTATGGCAAGGTTGTAGCTAGAAAAATTGTTTATGTTGGTTTTATTATAGGAATTATATTTACTCTTTTTTTTTCAACAAATTTTGCAGACTTAATTTCAATCAGAATTGCTATAGGTTCAGGTACAGCATTTATGGTTGCACAGTTGTTAGATGTTCAAATTTTTGACTATTTAAGAAAAAAGAAATGGTTTGTTGCTCCATTAACTTCATCATTAATTGGGTCTACAGTTGACACATTTTTATTTTTCTCCATCTCATTTT
The nucleotide sequence above comes from Candidatus Pelagibacter giovannonii. Encoded proteins:
- the hisC gene encoding histidinol-phosphate transaminase; this translates as MTVPKFKKFKIEAYKPGKSNIAKIRNIIKLSANESALGVSPRVKKILQNKELLISKYPDSKAKNLRKEISKKFKCDLERIICGAGSDEIIQMICQLYLKPSDEVIVPQYSFLMYRIYAQIVGAKVVFSKEKNFKASINEIIKKVTRKTKLVFIANPNNPTGTYLTRAELIDLRMKLNKKILLVLDDAYFEYMKNKDYKSGLDLFKNKDNVVVIRTFSKIYGLASLRVGWGHGPKKIISAMNLIRPPFNVNQVAQMAAIEALKDRKFINLSVKHNITEANKVRNVLEKLKIFSNEVTANFLLLNFDKCKFSANYIFNKLQLKGIILRSTEDGYNIKNKLRLTIGSKKENMRFITTIKAIFN
- a CDS encoding prephenate dehydrogenase, whose amino-acid sequence is MKNILIIGCGLIGSSLLRAISEKKIAKKIFVYEKSKSNILKIKKLKLPCEIKNDLKQIIPNLDLIIFCTPLGEYEKIILKINRYLLPKTIITDVGSSKEKSMDLIKRKLKKGIFWTSSHPIAGSEVSGPENGLKDLFLNKWCILIKEKNTNRKHLLILTKFWKKIGSNVAIMDSKKHDTVFSMTSHLPHLIAYNLVKTATDFEKRQRYELIKFSAGGLRDFSRIAASNEIMWRDIFFNNQKNISKVIDLFIQNLRSFKRDIQFKNNKSIIKKLVNTKKVRKKIIKLKQDINKPDFGRN
- a CDS encoding NlpC/P60 family protein, with product MKNNYFYKKPLSNIYKKPNVVSEVTSQILYGEKFKIISKNKSWIKIKILFDNYVGYIKNKDYTKDHKPTHKIFILKANIYNKQKNRTKYFLPFASRISMIHENKKFIEFEKNKWIKKSDIKKINHIEKDYLKILKIFLNIKYLWGGKSYKGIDCSAILQLFFYYNNKFYPRDTKDQKKYSVKKNVNKVFKKGDIIFWKGHVAVCINTQKLIHAYGPEKKVLIMNITETINRIERTAKLIVKKISSIKY
- a CDS encoding AmpG family muropeptide MFS transporter yields the protein MIEIKKQSLSETFAVYFDKRMLRILLLGAISGFPWVLIGSSLSLWLKEEGLSRSTIGWAGLIFAVYAFNYLWAPLIDRFQIPYLTKKLGHRRGWIVLMQIVILACLVTWSFINPTENLSLLITVGLIIAIASATQDITVDALRIEQIGEHESKSMAAGAAMAVVGWWSGYKLGGVIALFTAEYLENIGVNNYWQITFLILGVVVILMNIGLMFVHEPLFTDRQNKQKETDKLIESKLGSKNVITNFITWISSTLGGPIISFFKKNGFTIAIGILSFIFLFKIGEAFLGRMSIVFYKEMGFSKGDIAIYSKTLGWITTVMFTLLGGLFVIRSGVLKAMFVAGILMAATNLLFTVLAWSDKSELLFAVAVIFDDIAAAFATVAFVAFISLLVDRTYTATQYALLASIGTAGRTTLASSSGALVDWLNGDWGVFFIITAIMVIPSLICLWFIKDKLKLREK
- a CDS encoding TrkH family potassium uptake protein; translation: MSNYKTVFFTLGVLQIILGISMMIPIIAQFIYSEVDSSFIGGSIISIIFGVLFFLTNLNHDKKLNLQQAFLLTALSWLSIAIFGSLPFIFSTLELSITDSFFESMSGITTTGSTIISNLEGAPRSILLWRAMLQWLGGIGIIVMAITLMPIMNVGGMQLFKISSNDSSEKLLPKSKEISLRLIYVYLGLTVLCASTYKIFGMNIFDSLTHSMTTIATGGFSNYNESIGYFNSLPIEISSMVFIILGSLPFIAYIKFLNGDRKILISDVQIKSFLKIIIFSIIILFIYLLFHNKDFSQINIRTICFNVISILSGTGYVTGEFDGWGNFPLIFFLTLMFIGGCAGSTTCGIKIFRIQILYIFIINQLKKIIYPKGIFIIKYDKNNVDDKFMASIISFIFLYLVIFFLITAFLSLSGLDFVTSISGAATSISNVGPGLGSTIGPNSNFSSLPEISKWILSLGMILGRLELFAILVLFLPSFWRN
- a CDS encoding lysine--tRNA ligase; the protein is MIEKDNLDKTNAWPFVEAKKLLRERKSFITKKGKIILQTGYGPSGLPHIGTFGEVARTSMMVNALRQLTDTPTEIITFSDDMDGLRKVPENVPNQELLNNNLHKPLTQVPDPFEKFSSFGEHNNEMLKDFLNKFNFEYNFQSSSVLYKGGFFNPTLQIILENYQGIMDIILPTLGKERQKTYSPFLPISPDTGKVLEIPVLEILKEKSKIIFDNNGKKLEVSILDGNCKLQWKVDWAMRWYALDVDFEMYGKDLIESAILSSRIIKLIGKTNPSGFAYELFLDERGEKISKSKGNGITIDQWLEYASPESLSLYMYQNPKRAKKLYKEIVPKTVDEYLDLIEKAKNQNELQLLMNPVWHVHNGLIPKEDTIMSFSMLLNLVETSNADSKELLWKFVKKYKKNLLEKEHPIFDNLIGYAIKYFNDVIKLKKKYKTPNASEKVALEALVKSLGGCNDKMLPEDIQTLIYSTGKENGYTENLRDWFKLIYEVVFGDENGPRMGFFISFFGVNETKELIKEKIK
- a CDS encoding quinone-dependent dihydroorotate dehydrogenase, whose product is MFSKLRSLIFKIDPETAHNLAIKSLKLNILPSITDQNKGDPIFETSLFGKNIDNPIGMAAGFDKNAEVYNSLFKLGFGFVEVGTVTPLEQYGNPKPRVFRLVEDQALINRLGFNNLGAENVSHRIKSNSHKGLLGINIGPNKDSEDRLNDYLIGLRNFYDIADYITVNISSPNTENLRAFHDETKFDELLNAIEKEKVKLKSKIPIVVKISPDIFEEQIELISKILIKHKVSAIIVSNTTAKNREKLNNILKHQKGGLSGKPLEEEANKLISKFYKLLKGKIEIIGVGGVDSGESAYKKFQAGASYVQLYTGMVFQGPNVVVKIKKELKEILIDEGIKNFKEIIGKKHTN
- the rpmB gene encoding 50S ribosomal protein L28, translated to MSKKCELTGKIPMKGHNVSHANNKTKRRFLPNLKKAKFTSDILKRSLTLTVSNAGVRCVDKKGTFDQFLKTVKNKNISPRLKKLKKSILIKSPFIKKIPKASPSKSA
- a CDS encoding queuosine precursor transporter; this encodes MKKFFILLAFIMGVVVLTSNYLVQFPINHYGLEKILTYGAFSYPVAFLITDLANRSYGKVVARKIVYVGFIIGIIFTLFFSTNFADLISIRIAIGSGTAFMVAQLLDVQIFDYLRKKKWFVAPLTSSLIGSTVDTFLFFSISFYATGIPWFTLSLGDLAVKIFVALAMLIPFRLLLGTLKASKA